From the Paraburkholderia sp. PREW-6R genome, one window contains:
- a CDS encoding ABC transporter substrate-binding protein: MNRTALARAVTRVLSMSAVAGVASAVASSASAASLDALVAAAKQEGQLTVIALPHDWCNYGELVAGFGKKYGIKINELNPDAGSGDEVEAIKANKGNKGPQAPDVIDVGLSFGPSAKAEGLLQPYKVASWNSIPKENKDADGYWYGDYYGVLSFEVNSDMIDKAPSDWSDLLKPDYKNAVSLAGDPRSANQAIQGIYAAGLSQSKGDASKADQAGLKFFADLNRNGNFVPVIGKAASLAQGTTPIIVRWDYNALADRDTLKGNPKVQVVIPKTGVVAGVYVQAISAYAPHPNAAKLWMEYLYSDEGQIGWLKGYCHPMRYNELVTGKKVPQALLDKLPPPSAYKSVVFPTLSQQDATKEAVTKQWDSVVGANVK; encoded by the coding sequence ATGAACCGCACTGCGTTAGCTCGTGCAGTAACCCGCGTACTTTCGATGTCGGCGGTGGCGGGCGTTGCCTCAGCCGTCGCAAGCAGCGCGTCGGCCGCGTCGCTCGACGCACTGGTGGCCGCCGCGAAGCAGGAAGGCCAGCTTACCGTGATCGCGCTGCCGCACGACTGGTGCAACTACGGCGAACTGGTCGCCGGGTTCGGGAAGAAGTACGGCATCAAGATCAACGAGTTGAATCCGGATGCGGGGTCGGGCGACGAGGTCGAGGCCATCAAGGCGAACAAGGGCAACAAAGGCCCGCAGGCGCCCGACGTGATCGACGTGGGCTTGTCCTTCGGCCCCTCCGCGAAGGCCGAAGGCCTGCTGCAGCCGTACAAGGTAGCGTCGTGGAACTCGATCCCCAAGGAGAACAAGGACGCCGACGGCTATTGGTATGGCGACTATTACGGCGTGCTGTCGTTCGAAGTCAACAGCGACATGATCGACAAGGCGCCGTCCGACTGGAGCGATCTGCTCAAGCCCGACTACAAGAACGCGGTGTCGCTCGCCGGCGATCCGCGCTCGGCAAACCAGGCGATTCAGGGCATCTACGCGGCCGGGCTGTCGCAGAGCAAAGGCGACGCGAGCAAGGCCGACCAGGCCGGTCTGAAGTTCTTCGCCGACCTGAACAGGAACGGCAACTTCGTGCCGGTGATCGGCAAGGCGGCGTCGCTCGCGCAAGGCACTACGCCGATCATCGTTCGCTGGGACTACAACGCGCTGGCCGACCGCGACACGCTGAAGGGCAATCCGAAGGTTCAGGTCGTGATTCCGAAGACAGGGGTCGTGGCCGGGGTATATGTGCAGGCGATCAGCGCCTATGCGCCGCATCCGAACGCGGCCAAGCTGTGGATGGAGTACCTGTATTCCGACGAAGGGCAGATTGGCTGGTTGAAGGGCTACTGTCATCCGATGCGCTATAACGAACTGGTGACGGGCAAGAAGGTGCCGCAAGCGCTGCTCGACAAGCTGCCGCCGCCGTCGGCCTATAAGAGCGTGGTATTCCCGACGCTGTCCCAGCAGGACGCCACCAAGGAAGCGGTGACGAAGCAGTGGGACTCGGTGGTCGGCGCGAACGTCAAGTAA
- the ugpQ gene encoding glycerophosphodiester phosphodiesterase produces the protein MGNGTDRALSAHWPYPPLVAHRCGGTLAPENTLAGFDACVRHGYRMVEFDAKLSADNQLFLLHDDTLERTTNGHGAAADHTWAQLAPLDAGVWFGPQFAGTRLPTLADAAGRCARDGIAANIEIKPCPGRDEITGRLVARGALTLWEGLTPPLLSSFSFDALAAAREAAPSLERGMLFEEVPADWLRIVRELECVSLHASHRHLSEALVAGIHAAGLRVLAYTVNDPERARLLAQWGVDMICTDRIDTLHPDMLSAPPNPA, from the coding sequence GTGGGAAACGGGACTGATCGCGCTTTATCCGCACACTGGCCGTATCCGCCACTCGTCGCGCATCGCTGCGGCGGCACGCTGGCACCCGAGAACACCCTGGCCGGCTTCGACGCCTGCGTCCGTCATGGCTATCGCATGGTCGAATTCGACGCCAAGCTTTCCGCCGACAATCAGCTCTTCCTGCTCCACGACGACACACTCGAGCGAACCACCAACGGCCACGGTGCCGCCGCCGACCACACGTGGGCGCAACTCGCGCCGCTCGACGCCGGCGTGTGGTTCGGCCCGCAGTTCGCGGGCACACGGTTGCCGACGCTCGCCGACGCGGCCGGGCGCTGCGCCCGTGACGGCATTGCGGCGAACATCGAAATCAAGCCCTGTCCCGGTCGCGACGAGATCACCGGCCGTCTGGTCGCGCGCGGCGCGCTGACCTTGTGGGAAGGACTCACGCCGCCGCTGCTGTCGTCATTTTCATTCGACGCGCTCGCCGCCGCGCGCGAGGCCGCGCCGTCGCTCGAACGCGGCATGCTGTTCGAAGAAGTGCCCGCGGACTGGCTGCGCATCGTGCGCGAACTGGAGTGCGTGTCGCTGCATGCGAGCCACCGCCACCTGAGCGAAGCGCTCGTCGCCGGGATACACGCAGCCGGTTTGCGCGTGCTGGCCTATACGGTGAACGACCCGGAGCGCGCGCGCCTGCTCGCCCAATGGGGCGTCGACATGATTTGTACAGATCGGATCGATACACTGCATCCCGACATGCTGTCTGCGCCGCCGAACCCCGCTTGA